One part of the Algibacter sp. L1A34 genome encodes these proteins:
- a CDS encoding sigma-54-dependent transcriptional regulator, with product MKQILLIEDDVSFSKMLKHFLERHNYAVTVSYNINSASTLLKQQNYDLIFTDLRLPDGNGIDLLKQIKDSKNTVPVVLMTGYAEVSTAVKAMKQGAFDYISKPFNPEEVLEVISNALEKKTIDSNFETTKPPKDKTNIDFVKGISAASTTLNEYIQLVAPTDLSVLITGESGTGKEVVAKTIHLESLRNGKPFIPVDCGAIPKEIASSEFFGHKKGAFTGATDDKIGHFEAANGGTLFLDEVGNLTYENQIQLLRALQERKVKPVGSNNEINVDIRLITATNEDLLEAVEKGTFREDLYHRLNEFSIKIPNLKDRNNDLILYADFFLEKANKQLNKSVIGFSKSVLNIFQDYQWPGNLRELSNVIKRATLLTQTEIIDTNVLPVELKQPKESNTISNTFSTKENEKMLIIKALKEVGNNKTNAAKLLNITRKTLYNKIKEYNLN from the coding sequence ATGAAGCAAATCTTATTAATTGAAGATGATGTCTCCTTTTCTAAAATGCTAAAACATTTTTTAGAACGGCATAATTATGCAGTTACTGTAAGTTATAATATTAATAGTGCGTCTACGCTTTTAAAACAACAGAACTACGATTTAATTTTTACAGATTTACGCCTTCCCGATGGAAATGGTATAGATTTACTAAAACAAATAAAGGATAGTAAAAACACGGTTCCTGTAGTTTTAATGACTGGCTACGCTGAAGTTTCGACCGCAGTAAAAGCGATGAAACAAGGTGCTTTCGATTATATTTCTAAACCCTTTAATCCAGAGGAAGTCTTAGAGGTTATTAGTAACGCTTTAGAAAAGAAAACCATTGATTCTAATTTTGAAACAACTAAACCTCCAAAAGACAAAACTAATATAGATTTTGTTAAAGGTATTAGTGCAGCTTCTACCACTCTAAACGAATATATTCAATTAGTAGCACCAACAGATTTATCTGTGTTAATTACCGGCGAAAGTGGTACAGGTAAAGAAGTTGTAGCAAAAACTATACACTTAGAAAGTTTACGAAACGGTAAACCATTTATACCTGTAGATTGCGGTGCTATACCTAAAGAAATAGCATCTAGTGAGTTTTTTGGACATAAAAAAGGAGCTTTTACAGGTGCAACAGACGATAAAATAGGCCATTTTGAAGCTGCCAATGGCGGTACTTTATTTTTAGATGAAGTTGGCAATTTAACCTATGAAAATCAAATACAATTACTGCGAGCTTTACAAGAAAGAAAGGTTAAGCCCGTGGGAAGCAATAATGAAATTAATGTTGATATCCGGTTAATAACAGCAACAAACGAAGATTTACTTGAAGCTGTTGAAAAAGGTACTTTTCGTGAAGATTTATACCACCGTTTAAATGAATTTTCTATTAAAATTCCCAATCTAAAAGATAGAAACAACGACTTAATTCTTTATGCAGATTTCTTTTTAGAAAAAGCGAATAAGCAATTAAATAAATCGGTAATAGGTTTTTCAAAAAGTGTTTTAAATATTTTTCAAGATTACCAATGGCCAGGTAATTTAAGAGAATTATCTAATGTGATTAAAAGAGCCACTTTATTAACGCAAACTGAAATTATTGATACAAATGTTTTACCCGTTGAGTTAAAACAACCCAAAGAATCGAATACAATTAGCAACACATTTTCAACTAAAGAAAATGAAAAAATGCTTATTATAAAAGCTTTAAAAGAAGTTGGAAATAATAAAACTAACGCTGCAAAATTATTAAATATCACAAGAAAAACACTCTATAATAAAATTAAGGAATACAACCTTAACTAA
- a CDS encoding TPM domain-containing protein — MFFVWFQYTNGQEDFPVLTEIVTDNAALFRESETLELREKLKAYETETTHQIVVLTINSLENNTVENYALKVFENNELGQKEADNGLLILIAKNDRKFRIEVGYGLEPIITDAFASRIIRETMTPEFKKGDFFKGVDLATSEIIKLIDDPKYREEFANLNEEGSEMPLWGKIIIGFILLIFLGLFIGAGGTLFYKGYKQLINLFRGLITGKVSIVSFPFFLFFSIITVAFSLPFIIMPLIFGAIFINIGMNNNQIGDPFMFIENASFLNIANLIIFVVVLFIAIPLIIVFLTRSNKNHEPFKLSILKSDKSFMSKNFSSSGSSSSYSSSGSGYSSSSSSSSFSGGGGSSGGGGSSGSW; from the coding sequence TTGTTTTTTGTTTGGTTTCAATATACCAACGGGCAAGAGGATTTTCCTGTTTTAACCGAAATTGTAACCGATAATGCGGCACTTTTCCGCGAAAGCGAAACTTTAGAACTTCGAGAAAAACTTAAGGCTTACGAAACTGAAACCACACATCAAATAGTAGTTTTAACAATTAATTCCTTAGAAAATAATACTGTTGAAAATTATGCTTTAAAGGTTTTTGAAAACAATGAACTAGGACAAAAAGAAGCTGATAATGGACTCTTAATTTTAATAGCTAAAAATGATAGAAAGTTTAGAATTGAAGTAGGTTATGGTCTAGAACCTATAATTACCGATGCTTTTGCGTCTCGAATTATTAGAGAAACCATGACGCCCGAATTTAAAAAGGGTGATTTTTTCAAGGGTGTAGATTTAGCAACATCGGAAATTATAAAACTTATAGACGACCCTAAATACCGTGAAGAATTTGCTAACTTAAATGAAGAAGGAAGTGAAATGCCGTTATGGGGAAAAATAATAATAGGGTTTATTTTACTTATATTTTTGGGTCTTTTTATAGGAGCGGGAGGGACTTTGTTTTATAAAGGATATAAGCAATTAATAAATTTATTTAGAGGTTTAATTACTGGGAAGGTTAGTATTGTTTCATTTCCATTTTTCCTTTTTTTCTCCATAATTACAGTTGCTTTTAGTTTGCCATTTATTATTATGCCTTTGATTTTTGGCGCCATTTTTATTAATATTGGAATGAATAATAATCAAATTGGTGATCCTTTTATGTTTATAGAAAATGCCTCATTTTTAAACATAGCTAACTTAATTATTTTCGTAGTTGTTTTGTTTATTGCTATTCCTTTAATTATAGTTTTTTTAACCCGTTCTAATAAAAATCATGAGCCTTTTAAATTATCAATACTAAAAAGTGATAAAAGTTTTATGAGCAAGAATTTTTCTTCTAGTGGTTCTAGCTCAAGTTATAGTAGTTCAGGTTCAGGTTATAGCAGTTCATCTTCAAGCAGTAGTTTTTCTGGTGGTGGAGGAAGTTCTGGTGGCGGTGGTTCTAGCGGAAGTTGGTAA
- a CDS encoding ATP-binding protein: MKYAKRAITFKVIIGYIILVILAVTSGFLIFYEIKTFTSLQKQDISDRSKIIKTGSLIADIYENESLARAAIQLNSSEKFKEYVFENDQLLLKIDSLNLLINSSSQKNILDSIRVFVDRKFENITYLKNLKNGDNSNESINKAISKLTSIDSHLGKVSINDLVKNPEALDKKTRLNFEEYVKILNKYNPRDSINKVDQEEIDSLLSISKNMLKDAQVKSNNQRAFLQKKEGELIENDLIIFKKLQELLSALERDIIRYTSNINKQREVTINRSKNIILFAAGISFVVIIIFSIIILNEFRKTQRYRKQLETANETASSLLKSREQLISMVSHDLRTPLSTITGFSELLQNSIQDKKDKNYIEHIFSASNYMGKLVDDLLEFSKLENGNIAIEPVPFNLEKHIDEIVQNVKNIVKYKPVDFIIEHDKSISKLIITDPFRLKQILFNLIINAYKFTNAGSITISSSLKNNTLEIKVTDTGVGISEDQKEHIFKEFAQADNNQDINHTGFGLGLTISKKLVELLEGKLTLESEINKGSVFALKIPVKLSDKVLNTSSKPLEALNFNLKAIVVEDDVSMRQLIHDVLKQYGVEVYMFNNAKTALDEIKHIDYHFVLTDIQLPKMNGIHFMEVLKNDSSYKNQPIIAMTGRANMATKDYINSGFSEVLIKPFSSSKIEGILQSFFSSKASHKTINSITDSGIQTEGFSLDSLNVFFNNDTAAIEGILDTFLEDTKRNYLLLEVAKNSNDMDTINGTSHKMLTMFKQLNVDTVIPFLEKFESGKTIENNDFIDFKNYLDKFIKNLEAYLS; the protein is encoded by the coding sequence ATGAAATATGCTAAACGTGCTATTACTTTTAAAGTTATAATTGGTTATATTATACTAGTTATTTTGGCTGTTACTTCTGGGTTTTTAATTTTTTACGAAATAAAAACATTTACAAGCTTACAAAAACAAGATATTTCAGATCGTAGTAAAATTATTAAAACAGGAAGTTTAATCGCCGATATTTATGAAAATGAAAGTTTAGCAAGAGCTGCAATTCAATTAAATTCTTCGGAAAAGTTTAAGGAATATGTTTTTGAAAATGATCAACTACTTTTAAAAATAGATTCGCTTAACTTGCTTATTAATAGTAGTTCTCAAAAAAATATTTTAGATAGTATTAGAGTATTTGTAGATAGAAAGTTTGAAAACATTACGTATTTGAAAAACTTAAAAAACGGTGATAACTCTAATGAATCTATAAATAAAGCAATTAGTAAACTTACCTCAATCGATTCTCATTTAGGAAAGGTTTCTATTAACGATCTTGTTAAGAACCCTGAAGCTTTAGATAAAAAAACACGTTTAAATTTTGAAGAATACGTAAAAATACTAAATAAATATAACCCTAGAGATTCAATAAATAAAGTGGATCAAGAAGAAATAGATTCATTATTATCTATTTCAAAAAACATGCTAAAAGATGCTCAGGTTAAATCTAATAATCAGCGTGCATTTTTACAGAAAAAAGAAGGAGAGCTTATAGAGAATGATTTAATTATTTTTAAAAAATTACAAGAATTATTAAGCGCTTTAGAACGTGATATTATTCGTTACACTAGTAATATCAATAAACAAAGAGAAGTAACGATTAACCGTAGTAAAAATATTATTTTATTTGCTGCAGGCATTAGTTTTGTAGTTATCATTATTTTTTCAATTATCATTTTAAATGAGTTTAGAAAAACCCAACGTTATCGAAAACAATTGGAAACCGCTAATGAAACTGCATCTTCTTTATTAAAAAGTAGAGAACAATTAATATCTATGGTTAGTCATGATTTACGAACACCTTTAAGCACAATTACAGGTTTTAGTGAATTACTTCAAAATTCAATACAAGATAAAAAGGATAAGAATTATATAGAACACATTTTTAGTGCTTCTAATTATATGGGGAAATTAGTGGATGATCTCTTAGAGTTTTCGAAACTTGAAAATGGAAATATAGCTATAGAGCCTGTACCGTTTAACTTAGAAAAACATATAGATGAAATTGTCCAAAACGTAAAAAATATTGTTAAATATAAACCTGTTGATTTTATTATAGAACACGATAAATCTATAAGTAAACTTATAATTACCGATCCATTTAGATTAAAGCAGATTTTGTTTAATTTAATTATTAATGCCTATAAATTCACTAATGCAGGTAGTATCACAATTTCTAGTTCTCTAAAAAATAACACTTTAGAAATTAAAGTTACTGATACAGGAGTTGGTATTAGTGAAGACCAAAAGGAACATATCTTTAAGGAATTTGCACAGGCAGATAATAACCAGGATATTAACCATACTGGTTTTGGATTAGGTTTAACAATCTCTAAAAAACTAGTTGAACTTTTAGAAGGAAAATTAACGTTAGAGAGCGAAATAAATAAAGGAAGTGTATTTGCTTTAAAGATACCTGTAAAGCTTTCGGATAAGGTTTTAAATACGTCTAGTAAGCCGTTAGAAGCCTTAAATTTTAATTTGAAAGCCATAGTAGTAGAAGATGATGTTTCTATGCGACAACTTATTCATGATGTGCTAAAACAATACGGTGTTGAGGTTTATATGTTTAATAATGCAAAAACGGCTTTAGATGAAATAAAACATATAGATTACCATTTTGTTTTAACCGATATTCAGTTGCCAAAAATGAATGGTATTCATTTTATGGAAGTTCTTAAAAATGATTCGTCTTATAAAAATCAACCTATAATTGCAATGACTGGAAGGGCAAATATGGCTACCAAAGATTATATAAATAGTGGTTTTTCCGAAGTATTAATAAAACCATTTAGTTCTAGTAAAATTGAAGGTATTTTACAATCTTTTTTTAGTAGTAAAGCATCTCATAAAACAATTAACTCTATTACGGATAGTGGCATACAAACAGAAGGATTTAGTCTCGATTCATTGAACGTTTTTTTTAATAATGATACTGCTGCAATAGAAGGTATATTAGATACTTTTTTAGAAGATACTAAAAGGAATTACCTACTATTAGAAGTTGCTAAAAACAGTAACGATATGGATACCATAAATGGTACAAGCCATAAAATGCTTACTATGTTTAAACAGTTAAATGTAGATACAGTTATTCCTTTTTTAGAAAAATTTGAATCAGGTAAAACTATTGAAAATAATGATTTTATAGATTTTAAAAATTATTTAGATAAGTTTATAAAGAATTTAGAAGCTTACCTTAGTTAA
- a CDS encoding glutamine--tRNA ligase/YqeY domain fusion protein: MSEERKSLNFLEQIIEEDLANGMPTNSLRFRFPPEPNGYLHIGHTKAIGISFGLGEKYNAPVNLRFDDTNPAKEEQEYVDSIKEDVSWLGYKWDKELFSSDYFQELYDWAVQFIKDGKAYIDSQSSEAMAEQKGTPTQPGVDGPFRNRTVEENLDLFERMKAGEFNEGEHILRAKIDMQHVNMLMRDPIMYRILKKHHHRTANDWCIYPMYDWTHGESDYLEQVSHSLCSLEFKPHRELYDWFLDQVVTTDKLRPKQREFARLNLSYTIMSKRKLLKLVEDGVVNGWDDPRMPTISGLRRRGYTPNSIRKFVEAVGVAKRENMIDVSLLEFCIREDLNKTAPRVMAVLDPIKVVITNYPEDKEEWFEAENNQEDDAAGFRKVPFSREIYIEKEDFKEEASNKFFRLKLGGEVRLKNAYIIKAESVVKDAKGNITEVHCTYSDDTERRIKGTLHWVSIKHAVKAEVREYDRLFLDEAPDSHQDKDFMEFINPDSLKLVEAFVEPSLQDAEIGQRFQFQRLGYFNVDNDSSSDKLVFNKTVGLRDSWAKVKPQAEANKNANNNQQKPQQQSQRKAIDVIQKLGKKYTNLPEEKRLKVRTEILELAKDVTYHEVEPLFNTAVKKVGTRIAVTLILKVLLENGQAKNDDINAFIEKALDDKNELLVKEAKTFN, translated from the coding sequence ATGTCGGAAGAAAGAAAATCACTCAACTTTTTAGAGCAAATTATAGAAGAAGATTTGGCAAACGGAATGCCAACAAACAGTCTTCGTTTTAGGTTTCCACCAGAACCAAACGGCTATTTACACATTGGCCATACCAAAGCTATCGGAATTAGTTTTGGTTTGGGTGAAAAGTATAATGCACCAGTAAACTTGCGTTTTGATGATACCAATCCAGCTAAAGAAGAGCAGGAATATGTAGATTCAATTAAGGAAGATGTTTCTTGGTTGGGGTACAAATGGGATAAGGAATTGTTTTCATCCGATTATTTTCAAGAATTATACGATTGGGCAGTACAATTTATAAAAGATGGCAAAGCATATATAGATTCGCAGTCTAGTGAAGCTATGGCCGAACAAAAAGGAACACCAACGCAACCAGGTGTAGATGGACCTTTTAGAAATAGAACTGTTGAAGAAAATCTCGATTTATTCGAACGTATGAAAGCGGGAGAATTTAACGAAGGTGAACATATTTTACGTGCTAAAATAGACATGCAACATGTAAATATGTTAATGCGTGACCCTATTATGTATCGTATTTTAAAGAAACATCATCACCGTACGGCAAACGATTGGTGTATTTATCCAATGTACGATTGGACGCATGGTGAAAGTGATTATCTAGAGCAGGTATCACACTCGTTATGTTCACTTGAATTTAAACCTCACAGAGAGCTTTACGATTGGTTTTTGGACCAAGTAGTTACAACTGATAAATTACGCCCAAAACAGCGCGAATTTGCCCGTTTAAACCTAAGTTACACCATTATGAGTAAACGTAAGTTGCTTAAATTGGTTGAGGATGGTGTGGTGAATGGTTGGGACGACCCACGTATGCCAACCATTTCTGGTTTGCGTCGTAGAGGTTATACACCAAATTCTATTAGAAAATTTGTGGAAGCGGTTGGTGTTGCCAAGCGAGAAAACATGATTGATGTATCACTTTTAGAATTTTGTATTCGCGAAGATTTAAACAAAACGGCACCACGTGTTATGGCGGTTTTAGACCCGATTAAAGTGGTTATTACAAACTATCCTGAAGATAAAGAGGAATGGTTTGAAGCTGAAAATAACCAAGAAGATGATGCCGCTGGTTTTAGAAAAGTGCCATTTTCTCGTGAAATTTATATTGAAAAAGAGGATTTTAAAGAAGAAGCAAGTAATAAGTTTTTCCGTTTGAAATTAGGCGGAGAAGTACGTTTAAAAAACGCTTATATTATAAAAGCAGAATCGGTTGTAAAAGATGCTAAAGGAAACATTACAGAAGTACATTGCACCTATTCTGATGATACCGAACGCCGTATAAAAGGAACATTACATTGGGTATCTATAAAGCATGCTGTAAAAGCTGAAGTTAGAGAATACGATCGTTTATTTTTAGATGAAGCTCCAGATAGCCATCAAGATAAAGACTTTATGGAATTTATAAATCCAGATTCTTTAAAATTAGTGGAAGCTTTTGTTGAGCCAAGTTTACAAGATGCTGAAATAGGGCAAAGGTTCCAATTTCAACGTTTAGGATATTTTAATGTAGATAACGATTCGTCTTCAGATAAATTAGTATTTAATAAAACGGTTGGTTTACGCGATTCTTGGGCAAAGGTGAAGCCGCAGGCAGAAGCGAATAAAAATGCAAATAATAATCAACAAAAACCACAACAACAGTCGCAAAGAAAAGCGATTGATGTGATTCAAAAATTAGGAAAAAAATACACGAATCTACCTGAAGAGAAACGACTAAAAGTTAGAACTGAAATTTTAGAACTAGCCAAAGATGTTACTTACCATGAGGTAGAACCGCTTTTTAACACCGCTGTTAAAAAAGTAGGAACACGTATTGCTGTGACCCTTATTTTAAAAGTTTTGTTGGAAAACGGACAAGCTAAAAATGATGATATTAATGCGTTTATTGAAAAGGCATTAGATGATAAAAATGAGTTATTAGTGAAAGAAGCTAAAACATTTAATTAA
- a CDS encoding zinc ribbon domain-containing protein gives MKNNNYSCPKCANREFETSEMRATGGRWSKIFDVQNKKFTSVTCKRCTYPEFYKAKTSALSNIFDLFTN, from the coding sequence ATGAAAAATAATAATTACAGTTGTCCAAAATGCGCAAACAGAGAATTTGAAACCAGTGAAATGCGCGCCACTGGTGGTCGATGGTCTAAAATATTTGATGTACAAAACAAAAAATTTACTTCGGTAACTTGTAAACGTTGTACATATCCCGAATTTTACAAAGCCAAAACCAGCGCCTTGAGTAACATTTTTGATTTATTTACAAACTAA
- a CDS encoding DUF3575 domain-containing protein: MNFNFYLFSIVLFLGTFQIHAQDVEERNSPKRETYIKGNAATILLAVPHFGIETTVGEKFSYQFDIMASFWNSIDGLPYKFGIATSELRYHFKERFHGFYAGIHLAGTTFKIAKNFRDRDYVYQQGLGYMLGSTIGFQKKINDKWMLDIFLGGGWHQGFYKGYHIDTGERLEGATKYNKSGEWLPYRGGLMLAYKLN; encoded by the coding sequence ATGAATTTTAATTTTTATCTATTCAGTATTGTTTTATTTCTAGGAACATTTCAAATACATGCTCAAGATGTAGAAGAAAGAAATTCACCTAAAAGAGAAACTTACATTAAAGGTAATGCTGCAACTATTTTATTAGCGGTTCCACACTTCGGAATTGAAACTACTGTTGGTGAAAAATTTAGTTACCAATTTGATATTATGGCTTCTTTTTGGAATTCTATCGACGGATTACCATATAAATTCGGCATAGCAACTTCAGAATTAAGATATCATTTTAAAGAGCGTTTTCATGGTTTTTATGCGGGAATACACTTAGCTGGTACAACGTTTAAAATAGCTAAAAATTTTAGAGATCGGGATTATGTATATCAACAAGGTTTGGGTTATATGCTTGGTTCTACTATTGGTTTTCAGAAAAAAATAAATGATAAGTGGATGCTCGATATTTTTCTTGGTGGTGGATGGCATCAAGGGTTCTATAAAGGCTATCACATAGACACTGGTGAGCGTCTTGAAGGTGCTACAAAGTATAATAAAAGTGGGGAGTGGTTACCTTATCGTGGTGGTCTTATGCTAGCTTATAAGTTAAACTAG
- a CDS encoding DUF1761 domain-containing protein, with protein sequence MDFFNPIALLVAAISALVVGFIWYNPKVFGTIWMKEAGMSVENMKGGNMAKIFIMAFIFAFLLAMTMMQMSIHQTGALSLVGGDPSKALPSYAAFMADYGNHFRTFKHGALHGVLAGVFVALPILGTNALFERKSTKYILVNSGYWIVTLGIMGGIICGWK encoded by the coding sequence ATGGATTTTTTTAACCCAATAGCACTTTTAGTAGCTGCTATTTCTGCCTTGGTTGTTGGTTTTATTTGGTACAACCCAAAAGTTTTTGGAACCATTTGGATGAAAGAAGCTGGAATGAGTGTAGAAAATATGAAAGGGGGAAACATGGCTAAAATTTTTATTATGGCTTTTATTTTTGCCTTTTTATTAGCGATGACCATGATGCAAATGAGTATTCATCAAACCGGAGCGTTGAGTTTGGTTGGTGGAGATCCTTCAAAAGCTTTGCCTTCTTATGCTGCGTTTATGGCCGATTATGGTAATCATTTTAGAACTTTTAAACACGGTGCGTTACACGGTGTTTTAGCAGGCGTATTTGTGGCTTTACCAATATTAGGCACCAATGCATTATTCGAAAGAAAAAGTACTAAATACATTTTGGTGAACTCTGGATATTGGATTGTGACTTTAGGTATTATGGGAGGCATTATATGTGGTTGGAAATAA
- a CDS encoding LysE family translocator translates to MFDDILRAIPFGIILAFTIGPVFFVLLETSATKGFRSALIFDSGVMLADIIFILVAFFSTNKLLEKIKDDPNFLVFGGVLLLVYGLISFIKTSKSFREIVREYHKVEVKKGYGKLFLKGFLLNFINIGVLLGWVAFIVLANSLTTSKNGVVVFLSTILIVYFLTDLAKIVVAKKLKNKLTPRLIYKTKKVIALVILGFGVLLLVQGFFPKEKELLKEKLEQISPLGENN, encoded by the coding sequence ATGTTTGACGATATTTTAAGAGCTATTCCCTTCGGAATTATTCTAGCTTTCACCATTGGTCCAGTATTTTTTGTGCTGTTGGAAACGAGTGCCACAAAAGGTTTTCGGAGCGCGTTAATTTTTGATAGTGGCGTAATGCTAGCCGATATTATTTTTATTTTGGTTGCATTTTTTAGTACCAATAAGCTTCTTGAGAAGATAAAGGACGATCCAAATTTTTTAGTATTTGGTGGTGTATTATTATTAGTCTACGGATTAATTTCATTCATAAAAACTTCAAAATCCTTTCGTGAAATTGTTAGAGAATATCATAAAGTTGAAGTTAAAAAAGGCTACGGAAAATTATTTTTAAAAGGCTTTTTGCTTAATTTTATAAATATTGGTGTGTTGCTTGGTTGGGTGGCTTTTATTGTTTTAGCAAACTCGTTAACCACATCTAAAAATGGAGTAGTTGTATTTTTGAGTACTATTTTAATTGTTTACTTTTTGACTGATTTAGCAAAAATTGTAGTCGCTAAAAAACTTAAAAACAAATTAACACCACGCCTTATATATAAAACAAAAAAGGTAATTGCTTTGGTTATTTTAGGTTTTGGTGTATTGCTTTTAGTGCAAGGATTTTTTCCGAAGGAAAAGGAGCTTTTAAAAGAAAAGTTAGAACAAATTAGTCCATTAGGAGAAAATAATTAA
- a CDS encoding head GIN domain-containing protein, whose product MKTIVKILVLCITTSLFANNGIDKEIGEFTTLKVYDLIEVELVKDNVNKVEISGKNSQDVVIVNKNGLLKIKMSLDKIFDGNNIKIKLHYTAVDVIDVNEGAKVISNDVLKQFEIDLRAQEGASINLALDVTFANIKAITGGIIETTGTSTSQKISLFSGGIYQGQELKTTKTEVAIKAAGDAHVTATDEIDVNIRAGGDVFIYGKPKNVTENKAFGGRVIYVD is encoded by the coding sequence ATGAAAACAATAGTTAAAATTTTAGTGCTTTGTATCACTACAAGTTTATTTGCGAATAACGGTATAGACAAAGAAATCGGAGAATTTACAACCTTAAAAGTTTACGATTTAATAGAGGTAGAGCTTGTAAAAGATAATGTTAATAAGGTTGAGATTTCGGGTAAAAACTCTCAAGATGTTGTAATCGTTAATAAAAACGGATTATTAAAAATAAAAATGAGTTTAGATAAGATTTTCGATGGTAACAATATAAAAATAAAACTACATTATACAGCTGTGGATGTTATTGATGTTAACGAAGGAGCCAAAGTGATTTCTAATGATGTTTTAAAGCAATTTGAAATCGATTTAAGAGCTCAGGAAGGTGCATCTATAAATTTAGCTCTAGATGTTACTTTTGCTAACATTAAAGCTATTACAGGTGGTATTATTGAAACTACGGGAACGTCAACAAGTCAGAAAATTTCTTTATTTAGTGGTGGAATATACCAAGGTCAAGAACTTAAAACTACTAAAACTGAAGTAGCTATTAAAGCAGCTGGTGATGCTCATGTTACCGCTACCGATGAAATTGATGTTAATATTAGAGCTGGAGGCGATGTATTTATTTATGGTAAACCAAAAAATGTTACCGAAAATAAAGCTTTTGGTGGACGTGTTATATACGTAGATTAG
- the folB gene encoding dihydroneopterin aldolase, with protein MGIIKVENIRVFAYHGCLKEETKIGSDYRVDLKVKANLQESAKSDKLSDTVDYVFLNRIIKEEMEIPSYLLETVAKRILDRIFKEDTMVTKATVWVSKLNPPIGGDVARVTVKMTEKHKK; from the coding sequence ATGGGAATAATTAAAGTAGAAAACATTCGCGTATTTGCATACCACGGCTGTTTAAAAGAAGAAACAAAAATTGGTAGCGATTACCGTGTAGATTTAAAAGTAAAGGCGAATTTACAAGAATCGGCAAAATCGGATAAACTTAGTGATACTGTAGATTATGTGTTTTTAAACCGTATTATAAAAGAGGAAATGGAAATTCCATCGTATCTTTTAGAAACGGTAGCTAAGCGTATTTTAGATCGTATTTTTAAAGAAGATACTATGGTTACAAAAGCAACGGTTTGGGTAAGTAAATTAAACCCTCCAATTGGCGGAGATGTTGCTCGTGTTACCGTAAAAATGACCGAAAAGCATAAAAAGTAA
- a CDS encoding heavy metal-binding domain-containing protein encodes MILTTTDTIEDHNIKNYLGIVTGVDVSMPKTTLTFNMEKYYESYENKINLVKEEAFQKLKDNASKLGANAVVGIGIDVETLPSSGIIVVSVTGTAVTVV; translated from the coding sequence ATGATTTTAACAACAACAGACACTATAGAAGATCACAATATAAAAAATTATTTAGGCATCGTAACAGGCGTAGATGTAAGTATGCCAAAAACAACGCTTACGTTTAATATGGAAAAATATTATGAATCTTACGAGAATAAAATAAATCTAGTTAAAGAAGAGGCATTTCAGAAATTAAAAGATAATGCTAGTAAACTTGGGGCAAATGCAGTTGTTGGTATTGGCATAGATGTAGAAACTTTACCAAGTTCGGGTATTATTGTGGTTTCTGTTACAGGTACCGCTGTTACTGTGGTTTAG